A window of Phenylobacterium sp. NIBR 498073 genomic DNA:
TGCTCGAGAACCTTCTTGTGCTTGGCGTGGGCGACAACGCCCCGTTTCACGCGAGCCATGTGTCAGTTCTCCTTAAAGGCCGTAGGGGAGCCAAAGCTTGACGATCTTGGTGTCAGCTTCGGTCATCACCTTGGTGCCGCGGTTCTGACGGATGTACTTCGCGTTGTGGCTGATCAGGCGGTGACGCTTGCCAGCGACGCCGGCCTTCAGCTTGCCGGTCGCGGTCATTTTGAAGCGTTTTTTAACGCCCGACTTGGTCTTCAACTTCGGCATTTCTCTGCGGAGCCTTGCGACCCCGTCCTCTGGCGTATTGATGAGCCGCCCTGGCATGCCTTTGGCCAGACGACTCCGAAGAGCGGGGCGTTTACGCGAAAGGGTGAGGGAAGGCAAGGCTTTGAGTCGGGTGCGGCGACTCGCCTGGGGCTGTCATATAGTCGTGACGCCCGCCTGGAACGAGGGTCCGATGACGCTGACGCCAGCCCCGCAAGCGCCCCGGCGGCGCATGCTCGGAACCTTCGTGGCGCGGCCGCGGCTGCTCGTCGCCGCCGCCGCGGGCCTGGCCGTCTGGACCGCTTGCCTGCTGATCCCCAGCGGCCTCAGCACGGTGACCACGGCGATTCTCGCCTGGGACGCCACCTGCCTGACCTTCATCGCCCTGGCGTTCCGCATGATGTGGGGCGCCGACTCTGCGCGGATGCGGGCGGTCGCCGCCACCCAGGACCAGGGGCAGGGGGTGATCCTCGCCCTGGTCATCGCCGCCGCCGCGGCCAGCATCTGGGTCATCGCCAAGGAGCTCTCGGCCGCCAAGGCCGATGTCGGCCTGGTCAAGGCGCTGCGGGTGATGCTGGTCTTCGCGACCGTCGCCGCGTCCTGGTTCATGGTCCAGCTGATCTTCGCCCTGCATTATGCGCACGAGTACTACGCGCCGGACGACGACACCCCGCGCGACGCCGGCGGCCTGCTGTTCCCCGGCGGCGAGGAGCCCGACTACTGGGACTTCCTGCACTTCTCGGTGGTCATCGGCGTGGCCAGCCAGACCGCCGACATCGCCTTCACCTCCAAGGAGCTGCGGCGCATCGGCACGGTCCACGGCGTCGTCGCCTTCACCTTCAACACCGTGGTCCTGGCCCTGACGATCAACCTTCTGGCCGGCCTGTTCTGAGCTTTCTCGTCGCTAGGGCGCGACCGCGCCTTCGTCGGCCAGCTCACGCGCCGCCGGATCGGTCAGGATCACCCCGACCGAGGCGGCGATGATCAGCCCGATCGCCAGCCATTGCGAGAGCGCCAGATACTCGCCCAGGATCAGCAGCCCGGCCACCGCCCCGGCCGCCGGCTCCAGGCTCAGCATGACCCCGAAGCTGCGTTTGGGAATGCCGCGCAGGGCGATCATCTCCAGCGAGTAGGGGATGGCGCTCGATACGATCGCCACCACCAGCCCCAGGGCCAGCAGCTTCGGGTCGAACAGCGCCGCGCCCGCCTCGATCAGGCCGAACGGCACGACGATCAGCGCCGCGGTCGTCATGCCCAGCGCCACCGACTGCCCTGCCGGCAGGTGGCCGGTCCGCTTGCCCAGCACGATATAGAGCGCCCAGCACACCGCCGCGGCCGCCGCGAAGCCCACCCCGACCGGGTCGAGCGCATGGGCCGCGTCGCGCAGCGGCAGGAGCAGCAGGAGGCCGAGGGCGGCCAGCCCGATCCAGACGAAGTGGATCGGGCGGCGCGCATGGACCAGGGCCAGGCTCAGCGGCCCGATGAACTCGATGGCGATGGCCAGCCCCAGCGGAATGGTGCGGATCGCCATGTAGAAGGAGAGGTTCATCAGCCCCAGGACCGCGCCGTACAGGGCCAGCCGGCCGAGATCGTCGCGGGTCAGCGGCTGGCGCCAGGGTCGCCAGATCAGGCAGAGCAGCAGCGCCGAGAATCCGACGCGATAGGCGGTCGCCCCCTGCGCGCCGACCAGCGGGAACAGCTGCTTGGCGAACGAGGTGCCCGCGCACAGCGACACGATCGCCCCGATCAGCGCCGCATAGGGGATCAGGGCGCGCGGCGCGGCGGCGTGTGCGGGGGATCGGGACATGGCGGCGACCTATTAGCGGAAGCGGCCCCCTCGCGTCACGCCGGCCGCGGCGACCGCTTCATGATCTGCAAGGCCATCACGGCGGCCGGCACGATCAGGATCGCCGTCACCACGAAGGCCGCGCCCGGATCGACCAGCGAGAACAGCTGGCCAGCGAAGATCGGCCCGCCGATCCGCGCCAGGGCCATGTTCGACATGTTGAGCCCCAGGGTCTCCCCCTGCCGCTCGGGCGGCGCGGCCTGCGAGATCAGCGCCGTCAGGCAGGGAAAGCAGATCGACTGGCCGAAGCAGACGAAGGCGAACCCGACCATCGCCACCGGCCAGTTGGGCGAGAAGAACTGGAAGAGCATGCCGATCCACATCGCCGCCAGGCCCGCCGTGAGGACCAGCGCCTCGCCGTGGCGGCGCACCAGCATTCCGGTCACCACCGCCTGGCAGAAGGCGCCCAGCACCCCGATGCCCATGAAGGCGAAGCCGATCTCGCGCGGGCCCCAGTTGAACCTGTGCTCTGTCCACAGGCCGTAGGTCGCTTCGATCCCGGCGAAGCCCGAAATGACCACGAAGCTGATCAGCATCACCCGCAGGATGATCGGGTGGGCCAGCGAGGCGCGCAGCACCTCCCGCCGGTTCGGCTGCGGGCCCCGGCGCGGCTCGGGCCGGCTCTCGCGCACGAATGCGAAGACCGCCAGCGCCGACAGCAGTCCAAAGCCCGCCGCCGCGAACAGCGGGATGTGGAAGCCCAGCGGTCCGAGCTCGGGCCGCGCCAGCAGCCCGCCCAGCGCCGGCCCGACCATGAAGCCGAGCGAGAAGGCCGAGCCCATCAGCCCCATCTTCGCGGCCCGCTCCTCGGGCCGGGTGATGTCGGCCAGCGCACCCTGCAGGGTCGAGATGTTGCCCGACAGGAAGCCGCCGACGAACCGCGCGGCGAAGGCCAGCCAGATGTTCGGCGCGAAGGCCAGCGCCACATAGGCCAGCGCCCCGCCGGCGATGGTGACCATCAGCACCGGGCGGCGGCCGAGCCGGTCGGACATCCGGCCCCAGAACGGCTCGCCCAGGAACTGCCCGAACGAGAAGGCCGAGAACAGGATGGCGATCTGCCAGGCTGGGGCGTCCAGCGACTTCCCGAAGAACGGCAGCAGCGGGATCACCAACCCGAAGCCGGCGATGTTGAGAAAGATCACCGACAAGAGGACGACCAGCGCCCGGTTCTCCTCCGCGCGCGAGGCGGCGGGCGGGCTCATGGCCCGGCGGCCGCGTCGTCCTGCCCCGCGGCGGCGACCTGGGCGCGGTGGGCGACGACCCGCCGGCTGGCGGCCAGCGCCAGGAAGATCGCCGGCGCCACCACCAGCGCGCCCAGGACGAACGGGCCGTTGATGTTCACCGGGAAGATCAGGCCCGCGCAGAACGGCCCCACCACCCGCGCCAGCGCGCCGGTGGCGTTGTTGAGCCCGAGGATCTGGCCCTGGCGGTGCGGGTCGGCGGTCTGCGAGATCATCGCCCCGACGTTGGGCCAGGCGACCGACTGGCCGATGGCGGTCAGGCACATCAGCGCGATGACCATCGGCATGTTGATCGAGAACGGCTGGCTGGCCGCCGCGATCACGGTCAGCCCCATGCCGATCGCCAGCATCTTGCCCTCGCCGTAGCGCTCGGACAGCCGGCCGGTGATGAAGGTCTGGGTCAGGGCCGCGGCGACGCCGGTGAAGGCGAAGACGATGCCGATCTCGCGCGGGCCCCAGTCGAACTTGGCCTGGGCCCAGAGCCCGAAGGTGCTTTCGATGCCGGTGAAGGCGAAGCCGACCATGAAGGTCAGCAGCATCAGCCGTCCGATGATCGGGCTGCCGACCACCTCGCTCAGCGCGCCCCAGCGGCTCGGCCGGTGGGTGATGGCCTTCTCGCGGGTCTTGCTCTCGCGGATGAAGACGATGATCGCCGCCACGCACAGCGCCGCCAGGCCCGAGGCGATGAACAGCGGCACCTGGAAGCCGATCGGCCCCATGTTCGGATGGGCGAAGATACCGCCGATCGACGGCCCGACGATCAGCCCGACGTTCCAGGCCGCGCCCTGGTAGGATAGCTGCCGGGCCCGCTTCTCGGGCGGGGTGACGTCGGCGATGTAGCCCTGGATGACCGCGCCGTTGCCGGCCGCCAGCCCGCCGATCAGCCGGATCACGAACGCCGCCCAGATGTTCGGGGCGAAGGCCAGCGCCAGGTAGCACAGGCAGTTGCCCATGATCGTCGAGATCAGCAGCGGCTTGCGGCCGTACTTGTCCGACAGCCGGCCCCAGAACGGCTCGCCGAAGAACGCGCCCACCGAATAGGCCGAGAAGATCAGCGCGATCTGCCAGGCCGGCGCGTCGAACGACTTGGCGTAGAACGGCAGCAACGGGACGATGATCCCGAAACCGAGCATGTTGATGAAGATGACGGCGATCAGGGACGGCGCCGCCCAGCGGGAGGGGGCCGTCTCCCGCGAAGCGGTGTCGGACATTTGAACGCTGTTAAGCGGACCCGCGTGACGCCGCAAGTCCGACCTCGGCGCTTGGTCGTTGTCGTCTGCGGGTGCGGCTCCTAGGTCGCAGTATGGCGCTCAGGCCAGTCGGATTATGGAGACTTGAGGGAGGCGAATGGTCGCGCTCAGCCGCCACCGGCGCGCGCCTCGCCATTCGCACCTTAGTCCAGGCCGCGCCGGCCGATGGCGTAGAACCGCGCTCTCCGCTGCGCGCGCAGGGCCGCCGGGTCGAGACCCTCCAGGGCGTCGAGTTCTTCCGCCAGCGCATCGCCCACCGACCTGACCGTCGCTTCCTTGTCGGCGTGGGCGCCGCCCGGCGGCTCGGCCACCACCCGGTCGACGATGTTCAATCGCAACAGATCCTGCGCGGTGATCTTCATGGCGCTGGCCGCCTCGCCAGGGGTGCGGGCCCCGCGCCAGAGGATCGAGTTGGCGCCTTCCGGGCTGATCACCGAATAGACCGAGTGCTCGAGGATCAGCACCTTGTTGGCCGCCGCCAGGGCCAGCGCCCCGCCGGACCCGCCTTCGCCGGTGATCACCGCGACATTGGCGACGCCCAGCGACAGTCCCCGCTCGATGGAGCGGGCGATGGCCTGCGCCACGCCGCGTTCTTCCGAGGCCGCGCCGGGATAGGCCCCGGCGGTATCCGCGAAGCTGACGACCGGCAGGTTGAAGCGCTCGGCCAGGTCCATCAGCCGGACCGCCTTGCGATACCCCTCCGGGCGGGCAGCTCCGAAGTTGTGCTTCAGCCGGGATGCGGTGTCGTGGCCCTTCTCGATGCCGATCGCCACCACCGGCCGCCCGCGGAAGCGGCCCAGCCCGCCGATGATCGTCTGGTCGTCGCCGAAGCCGCGGTCGCCGCGCAGCTCGACGAACTCCTCGATCAGTCCGGACAGGTAGTCGACGCAGTGCGGGCGTCCGGGGTGGCGGGCCACCTGGGTCTTCTGCCAGGCGTCGAGGCTGCGGTAGGTGTTCCGGCGCAGCTCGTCGGCCCGCGCCTTCATCGCCTCCAGCTCGGCCTCCAGGGCGCCCGACCCGAGCGTTTCGGCGAGCCTGGCCAGATCGGCGATCTTGGCTTCGAGCTCGGTGATCGGCCGTTCGAATTCTAGAGTGTTCAAGTGCGCCTCATGATTTGCCGAGGCGAAGGGTAGGGGCGCGGTTCAGCCTCTGTTACTCGACTTTCCATGTCGGCGATGAGGGCGGGGGTTCGGATGAGCGGCGTTGAAAACACTCGCAAAACGCCGCGGCAGCCGCGGGCGAAGCACTCGGTCGACGTCGTGCTCGAGGCCGCCGCTCAGCTTTTGGAGGCGACCGGCGAGGCCGGCTTCAACACCAACGCCGTGGCCGAACGGGCCGGGGTCAGCATCGGCACGCTCTATCGCTACTTCCCCGACAAGGCCTCGATCCTGCGGGCCTTGGCGCAGCGCGAGACCGAGGCGCACCGAAGCGCGGTGATGGCGGTGCTGGACGGCGGCAGTCCGGGCGTGGCGCGCGACCGGGCGATCATCCGGGCCTTCGTCCAGGCCTTCGCCGGCCGCACGAAGGCCCGGCGGATCGCCGTCTCGGCGATGCTGGCCCACGCCGACCACGGCGAGTTGGCGGCGCGGTTCACGGCCGTGGAGCACGGCATGCACGACGCCGAGGGCCGTCCGCTGACGAAGGTGCAGGCCTTCGTGCTCGGCCGGGCGGTGCAGGGCGCGATGCGGGCGGCCGTGCTCGAAGGCGCCGACTTCCTCGAGAGCCAGGAGTTCGAGGACGAGCTGGTGCGCCTGGGCCGCGCCTATCTGGGCTATTCGGTAGGGAAACGGGGCGGCTAGCGGCCTCAAACGAAAACGGCCGCCCGGGAGGGCGGCCGTTCGTCGATCTGTCGATGAACTCGAACCTAGCGCGGCGCCAGGATCATGATCATCTGGCGGCCTTCCATGCGCGGCTCGTACTCGACCTTGGCCACTTCGTCGAAGTCGGCTTTGACCTTCTGCAGCAGCTTCATGCCGAGCTCCGGGTGCGCCAGTTCGCGACCGCGGAAGCGCAGGGTGACCTTCACCTTGTCGCCTTCGTCGAAGAACCGGTGCATCGCCTTGGTCTTCACTTCGTAGTCGTGAATGTCGATGTTCGGACGGAGTTTGATCTCCTTGATCTCGACGACCTTCTGGCGCTTGCGCGCTTCGTTCTTCTTCTTCTGCTCCTGGAACTTGAACTTGCCATAGTCCAGGATCTTGCAGACCGGCGGATCCGCGTTCGGCACGATCTCGACCAGGTCGAGGCCGGCTTCTTCAGCGGCCTCCATGGCGGCCGACGTCGGCATCACGCCCTGCTTCTCGCCGTGCTGGTCGATAAGCAGAACCTTGGGGACGCGGATCTCATCATTGATGCGCGGTCCGTCTTTGACGGGCGGCGCCTGCATCGGGCGGCGAATAGGCTTTCGCTCCTAGAGCTGTTGAAACACGTGCGGCCGGCAGCGCGGGGCTCCGGTCGGGCAGCCATATATGACGAAGGCCATGCCCCCAATCAAGCGGTGCTAGGCTTGAGGCAGCAATGCGTTCGCCGCCTGTAGGACCTCGGCCACAGAAAGATCGCTCAGGCTGCCCGAGCGCAGCACCGTCACATGGCCGCGCGGGGCGGCCAGTTCCGGGTCCGAGGCGCTGGAGAACAGCACCACGGTCGGGGCGCCGGTCGCCGCGGCCAGGTGCAGCGGGCCGGTGTCGTTGCCGACCACCAGCGCGGCCTTGGCGCCCAGCATGGCGACCTTGGCGAAATCGGTGCGTCCGGTCAGGTCGCGGACATGACCGACCTCGCGCTGGATCTGCCGGGCCAGGGCGCTTTCCTGCGGGCCGCCGATGATGACGATGTCGTAGCCGCGCTCGGCCAGGATCTTGCCCAGCTGACCGTAGCGTTCGGCGCTCCAGCGCTTGTCCAGCCGGTGGGCCGAGCCGCCGGGCACGAACAGGGCGTAGGGCTTGGGCCTGACCCCGCCCGGCACCGGCCGCGTCTGGCTCGGCTTGGGCAGCACCCACGACAGGTCCGGCCCCGGCGCGCTGCCGGGTTCGGTCGGGGCGTCGGGCCAGATGCCGGCGTACTTCAGCTGGTCGGCGTGGCGCTCCAGCGTGTGCATCCGGTTGCGGTTGGGGTTCTTGTGCGGCAGCGAGCAGCCGGCCGCGATCCCCGACCATTCCGGCGGGAACGGCGCCAGCAAATGGAAAATCCGCGCCGACTGGGCCGAGGTCTGCAGGTCGTAGACCCGGTCGTACTTGGCCGCCTTGATCCGCTTGCGCAGGGCCAGCCACTCGCCCAGGCCTTCCGGCCGCCCGTCGGTCTCAACCGCGTTGAAGTACGGGCAGGCCTTGGCCAGGCTCTCGAACGGCGGGGTGGTGAGGAGGGTGATGTGCGCCCGCTTGTGGACCTGGCGGATCTTCTTCATCGCCGCCAGCGCCAGCACGAAGTCGCCCAGGGCTGACAGCTTGATGACCAGGATCTTCTTGATCTCGCGCGACATCAGCCCTGGAATCCCGAATTGCGGGCCGCCAGCACGCGGGCGTAGGCGTCCAGCGTCGCCTCGCACATGGCGTCGACCGAATAGAGCCGCCGCGCGCGGTTCGCCGCCGCCTGGCCCATGGCCGCCAGCCGCGGGCCGCCCATATCGATCGCCTTGCCCATGGCCGTGGCCCAGGCGTCGGGATCGTCGACCTTGACCAGCCAGCCGGTCTCGCCGTTCAGCACCGTCTCGGTGGTGCCGCCATGGTCGGAGGCCAGCACCGGCTTGCCCATCACCTGCGGCTCGACCGCGGTGCGGCCGAACGATTCCGGCTTGGTGGTGGGCAGCATGGCGATGTCGCAGATCTGGTAGGCGGCCGGCATGTCGTCGCAATGGCCGACCAGCCGCACATGTTCCGACAGGCCCGCCGCGACGATCGCCGCCTCGACCTCCTCGCGATAGCCGGTGCGGCCCTGGTCGTCGCCGGCGAACAGGATCAGGAAGTCCTCGACCCCGTCCTCGCGCATCCGCCGCGCGGCCTCGATGATCAGCAGGTGGCCCTTGATCCGGGTCAGCCGGCCGGCCAGCAGCAGCTTCACCCGCCGGTCGCGAGCCTCCACGCCCCAGGCCTCGCGCAGCGCCTGCACGCGCTCGGGCGTCACCCAGCTCGGGTTGAAGCGCTCCAGGTCGATGCCGCGCGGGATCGAGACGATCTTGTCGGGATCGAGCTTGTGCTCGGCCAGCACGTGGTCGCGGGTGTAGTCGGAATTGGCGATCACCAGATCGCCGCGGGTCATCACCGCGTTGTACCAGCGCTTGACGCTGTTCTTGGCCCCGTAGACGCCGTGATAGGTCGCTACGAACGGGGTACGGGTCGCCTGCGCCGCCCACAGCGCCGAGAACGCCGGGGCGCGGCTGCGGGCGTGGACGATCGACACCTTCTCCTTGCGGATCAGGTCGACCAGCCGTGCGGCGTTGCCGAGCATCACCAGCGGGTTCTTGGTCTGCACCGGCATCTGGGCCAGCCGCCCGCCGTCGGCCTCCAGCCGCGCGGCCATGCGCCCGCCGCGGGTCGCGACCAGCGCCTTGCCGCCGGCGCGCACGACCGCGTTGGCCACGTCGATGGTGGTCTGTTCGGCCCCGCCGGTCTCGAGTTCCGGCACGACCTGCAGGAGAGTGAAGTCTGGGGGAAGCGTCACGGGGTTCTGCATAGCGCAAGCCTCGGTTTGGTAAACCCTCTGCGCGCGCTTAACGATGTCACATCCGCGCGTTATGACCAGCTCATGGCTGAGACGAGCGGATTTCTGGAGCGGCCCGACGGGGCGAAACTGGCCTGGCGCGCGGTCGCCGGCGCGGGCCCCACCGTGGTCTGGCTGGGCGGCTTCCGCTCCGACATGGCCGGAACCAAGGCGCAGGTCCTCGCCGATTGGGCCCAGGCCCGGGGCCGCGCCTATGTCCGCTTCGACTATTTCGGCCACGGCGAGTCGCAGGGCGACTTCGCCCAGGGCACGATCACCCGCTGGCGCGACGACGCCCTGGCCGTGCTGGAGGCGCTGGTCGAGGGCCCGGCCGTGCTGGTCGGCTCGTCGATGGGCGGCTGGATCTCCTGCCTGGTCGCGGGCGCCGTCCCGCAGCGGGTGGCGGCCATGGTGCTGATCGCCCCGGCCCCTGACTTCACCGAAAAGCTGATGGCCCCGGAGATGACCGCCGCCGACCGCGCGCAGATGGCGGCGACCGGCGTCTGGTTGCGCCCCTCCGACTACGGCGAGCCCTATCCCATCGCCCGCGAGCTGCTGGAGGACGGGGCCCGCTGGTCGATCCTGCCCGGCCCGGTCAACATCGACTGTCCGGTCCGCATCCTGCAGGGCGGGGCCGATCCGGACGTGCCCTGGCGCCACGCGCTGGAGCTGGCCCAGGCGATCCGCGGCGACGACGTGGTCTTCAGCCTGATCAAGGACGGCGACCATCGGCTGTCGCGGCCTCAGGATCTCGCCCGCCTCACCGCCGCCCTCGACGAGCTCGGCGCCTAGCGCATGGCGCCGTCCCAGATCCCCAGCTTCTGGGAGGCGGCGCGGGTCTGGGCCCGCATCGGCGCTCTCAGCTTCGGCGGCCCGGCCGGCCAGATCGCCCTGATGCACAAGGTGCTGGTCGAGGAGCGCGGCTGGATCGGCGAGCGGCGGTTCCTGCACGCCCTCAACTACTGCATGCTGCTGCCGGGGCCCGAGGCCCAGCAACTGGCGACCTATGTCGGCTGGCTGATGCACCGCACCGCCGGCGGCCTGCTGGCCGGGCTGCTGTTCGTGATCCCCGGCGCTCTGGTCATGCTCGGCCTCAGCATCGCCTACGTGCTGCTCGGCGCCACGCCGCTGGCCGCCGCCCTGTTCCTGGGCGTGAAGTCGGCGGTGCTGGCCATTGTCGTCGAGGCGGTGCTCCGCGTCGGGCGCCGGGCGCTGAAGACCCGCGCCGCCGTGCTGATCGCCGCCGCCGCCTTCCTCGCGCTCTACGCCCTGCGGGTTCCATTCCCGCTGGTCATTCTGGCCGCGGGCCTGCTCGGCTGGTTCGCCCCGACGCTGATCGCCCCGTCGGCCCAGGGCGATGAGGCGCCCGACGCCCCCGACCTGGTCGACGCCGTGCAGGCGGCCGGGCAGGGCGGCCACCTGACCCCCTCGCGCGGCCGGGCGCTGCGGGTGCTGGCGGTCTGGCTGCCGATCTGGCTCGGCCCGCTGGTCGCGCTCTTGCTGCTAACCGGCGAGGCCAGCGTCTGGACCCGGCTGGCCGGGTTCTTCTCGACGATGGGCGTGGTCACCTTCGGCGGCGCCTATGCGGTGCTCTCCTATGTCGCCCAGGCCGCCGTCGAGGGCTTCGGCTGGCTGCGGCCCGGCGAAATGGCCGACGGCCTCGGCCTGGCCGAGACCACGCCAGGACCGCTGATCCTGGTGCTGCAGTTCGTCGGCTTCCTGGCCGCCTACCGCGAGAGCGGCGACCTCGATCCGCTGCTGGCCGGCGCGCTCGGAGCCCTGCTGACCACCTGGGTGACCTTCGCGCCGTGCTTCCTGTGGATCTTCCTCGGCGCGCCCTATGTCGAGGCCCTGCGCGGCCACCGCGCCGCCGCCGCCTCGCTCGGCGCCATCACCGCCGCCGTGGTCGGCGTCATCGCCAACCTCGCCCTGTGGTTCGGCCTGCACCTGCTGTTCGGCCAGGTGGTGCGGCTCGGCGGCGGGGGCCCCGACGTCCCGGTCCTGGCCAGCTTCGACTGGCGCCCGGCCCTGCTGGCGGCCGCAGCCGCACTCGCCATGCTGCGCTTCAAGGCCGGCCTGACCC
This region includes:
- the rpmI gene encoding 50S ribosomal protein L35, which gives rise to MPKLKTKSGVKKRFKMTATGKLKAGVAGKRHRLISHNAKYIRQNRGTKVMTEADTKIVKLWLPYGL
- a CDS encoding DUF1345 domain-containing protein, whose protein sequence is MTLTPAPQAPRRRMLGTFVARPRLLVAAAAGLAVWTACLLIPSGLSTVTTAILAWDATCLTFIALAFRMMWGADSARMRAVAATQDQGQGVILALVIAAAAASIWVIAKELSAAKADVGLVKALRVMLVFATVAASWFMVQLIFALHYAHEYYAPDDDTPRDAGGLLFPGGEEPDYWDFLHFSVVIGVASQTADIAFTSKELRRIGTVHGVVAFTFNTVVLALTINLLAGLF
- a CDS encoding DMT family transporter — encoded protein: MSRSPAHAAAPRALIPYAALIGAIVSLCAGTSFAKQLFPLVGAQGATAYRVGFSALLLCLIWRPWRQPLTRDDLGRLALYGAVLGLMNLSFYMAIRTIPLGLAIAIEFIGPLSLALVHARRPIHFVWIGLAALGLLLLLPLRDAAHALDPVGVGFAAAAAVCWALYIVLGKRTGHLPAGQSVALGMTTAALIVVPFGLIEAGAALFDPKLLALGLVVAIVSSAIPYSLEMIALRGIPKRSFGVMLSLEPAAGAVAGLLILGEYLALSQWLAIGLIIAASVGVILTDPAARELADEGAVAP
- a CDS encoding MFS transporter codes for the protein MSPPAASRAEENRALVVLLSVIFLNIAGFGLVIPLLPFFGKSLDAPAWQIAILFSAFSFGQFLGEPFWGRMSDRLGRRPVLMVTIAGGALAYVALAFAPNIWLAFAARFVGGFLSGNISTLQGALADITRPEERAAKMGLMGSAFSLGFMVGPALGGLLARPELGPLGFHIPLFAAAGFGLLSALAVFAFVRESRPEPRRGPQPNRREVLRASLAHPIILRVMLISFVVISGFAGIEATYGLWTEHRFNWGPREIGFAFMGIGVLGAFCQAVVTGMLVRRHGEALVLTAGLAAMWIGMLFQFFSPNWPVAMVGFAFVCFGQSICFPCLTALISQAAPPERQGETLGLNMSNMALARIGGPIFAGQLFSLVDPGAAFVVTAILIVPAAVMALQIMKRSPRPA
- a CDS encoding MFS transporter, whose amino-acid sequence is MSDTASRETAPSRWAAPSLIAVIFINMLGFGIIVPLLPFYAKSFDAPAWQIALIFSAYSVGAFFGEPFWGRLSDKYGRKPLLISTIMGNCLCYLALAFAPNIWAAFVIRLIGGLAAGNGAVIQGYIADVTPPEKRARQLSYQGAAWNVGLIVGPSIGGIFAHPNMGPIGFQVPLFIASGLAALCVAAIIVFIRESKTREKAITHRPSRWGALSEVVGSPIIGRLMLLTFMVGFAFTGIESTFGLWAQAKFDWGPREIGIVFAFTGVAAALTQTFITGRLSERYGEGKMLAIGMGLTVIAAASQPFSINMPMVIALMCLTAIGQSVAWPNVGAMISQTADPHRQGQILGLNNATGALARVVGPFCAGLIFPVNINGPFVLGALVVAPAIFLALAASRRVVAHRAQVAAAGQDDAAAGP
- a CDS encoding acetyl-CoA carboxylase carboxyltransferase subunit alpha, yielding MNTLEFERPITELEAKIADLARLAETLGSGALEAELEAMKARADELRRNTYRSLDAWQKTQVARHPGRPHCVDYLSGLIEEFVELRGDRGFGDDQTIIGGLGRFRGRPVVAIGIEKGHDTASRLKHNFGAARPEGYRKAVRLMDLAERFNLPVVSFADTAGAYPGAASEERGVAQAIARSIERGLSLGVANVAVITGEGGSGGALALAAANKVLILEHSVYSVISPEGANSILWRGARTPGEAASAMKITAQDLLRLNIVDRVVAEPPGGAHADKEATVRSVGDALAEELDALEGLDPAALRAQRRARFYAIGRRGLD
- a CDS encoding TetR/AcrR family transcriptional regulator; this translates as MSGVENTRKTPRQPRAKHSVDVVLEAAAQLLEATGEAGFNTNAVAERAGVSIGTLYRYFPDKASILRALAQRETEAHRSAVMAVLDGGSPGVARDRAIIRAFVQAFAGRTKARRIAVSAMLAHADHGELAARFTAVEHGMHDAEGRPLTKVQAFVLGRAVQGAMRAAVLEGADFLESQEFEDELVRLGRAYLGYSVGKRGG
- the infC gene encoding translation initiation factor IF-3, producing MQAPPVKDGPRINDEIRVPKVLLIDQHGEKQGVMPTSAAMEAAEEAGLDLVEIVPNADPPVCKILDYGKFKFQEQKKKNEARKRQKVVEIKEIKLRPNIDIHDYEVKTKAMHRFFDEGDKVKVTLRFRGRELAHPELGMKLLQKVKADFDEVAKVEYEPRMEGRQMIMILAPR
- a CDS encoding glycosyltransferase family 9 protein, with the translated sequence MSREIKKILVIKLSALGDFVLALAAMKKIRQVHKRAHITLLTTPPFESLAKACPYFNAVETDGRPEGLGEWLALRKRIKAAKYDRVYDLQTSAQSARIFHLLAPFPPEWSGIAAGCSLPHKNPNRNRMHTLERHADQLKYAGIWPDAPTEPGSAPGPDLSWVLPKPSQTRPVPGGVRPKPYALFVPGGSAHRLDKRWSAERYGQLGKILAERGYDIVIIGGPQESALARQIQREVGHVRDLTGRTDFAKVAMLGAKAALVVGNDTGPLHLAAATGAPTVVLFSSASDPELAAPRGHVTVLRSGSLSDLSVAEVLQAANALLPQA
- a CDS encoding glycosyltransferase family 4 protein; protein product: MTLPPDFTLLQVVPELETGGAEQTTIDVANAVVRAGGKALVATRGGRMAARLEADGGRLAQMPVQTKNPLVMLGNAARLVDLIRKEKVSIVHARSRAPAFSALWAAQATRTPFVATYHGVYGAKNSVKRWYNAVMTRGDLVIANSDYTRDHVLAEHKLDPDKIVSIPRGIDLERFNPSWVTPERVQALREAWGVEARDRRVKLLLAGRLTRIKGHLLIIEAARRMREDGVEDFLILFAGDDQGRTGYREEVEAAIVAAGLSEHVRLVGHCDDMPAAYQICDIAMLPTTKPESFGRTAVEPQVMGKPVLASDHGGTTETVLNGETGWLVKVDDPDAWATAMGKAIDMGGPRLAAMGQAAANRARRLYSVDAMCEATLDAYARVLAARNSGFQG
- a CDS encoding alpha/beta hydrolase, with protein sequence MAETSGFLERPDGAKLAWRAVAGAGPTVVWLGGFRSDMAGTKAQVLADWAQARGRAYVRFDYFGHGESQGDFAQGTITRWRDDALAVLEALVEGPAVLVGSSMGGWISCLVAGAVPQRVAAMVLIAPAPDFTEKLMAPEMTAADRAQMAATGVWLRPSDYGEPYPIARELLEDGARWSILPGPVNIDCPVRILQGGADPDVPWRHALELAQAIRGDDVVFSLIKDGDHRLSRPQDLARLTAALDELGA
- the chrA gene encoding chromate transporter is translated as MAPSQIPSFWEAARVWARIGALSFGGPAGQIALMHKVLVEERGWIGERRFLHALNYCMLLPGPEAQQLATYVGWLMHRTAGGLLAGLLFVIPGALVMLGLSIAYVLLGATPLAAALFLGVKSAVLAIVVEAVLRVGRRALKTRAAVLIAAAAFLALYALRVPFPLVILAAGLLGWFAPTLIAPSAQGDEAPDAPDLVDAVQAAGQGGHLTPSRGRALRVLAVWLPIWLGPLVALLLLTGEASVWTRLAGFFSTMGVVTFGGAYAVLSYVAQAAVEGFGWLRPGEMADGLGLAETTPGPLILVLQFVGFLAAYRESGDLDPLLAGALGALLTTWVTFAPCFLWIFLGAPYVEALRGHRAAAASLGAITAAVVGVIANLALWFGLHLLFGQVVRLGGGGPDVPVLASFDWRPALLAAAAALAMLRFKAGLTPTLIACALGGLALGQI